The proteins below come from a single Balaenoptera acutorostrata chromosome 2, mBalAcu1.1, whole genome shotgun sequence genomic window:
- the LOC102997669 gene encoding chromobox protein homolog 3-like, whose protein sequence is MGKKQNGKSKKVEEAEPEESVVEEVLHRRVVNGKVEYFLKWKGLTDADNTWEPEENLDCPELIEAFLNSQKAGKEKDGTKRKSLSDSEPDDSKSKKKRDAADKPRGLARGLDPERIIGATDSSGGFMFLRKCKDSDEADLVLAKEANVKCPQTVIAFYEERLTSRSCPEDEAQ, encoded by the coding sequence atgggaaagaaacagaATGGAAAGAGTAAAAAAGTCGAAGAGGCAGAACCTGAAGAATCTGTGGTAGAAGAAGTACTGCACCGTCGTGTAGTGAATGGGAAGGTGGAGTATTTCCTGAAGTGGAAGGGATTGACAGATGCAGACAATACTTGGGAACCCGAAGAAAATTTAGATTGTCCGGAGTTAATTGAAGCATTTCTTAATTCTCAAAAAGCTGGTAAAGAGAAAgatggaacaaaaagaaaatctttatctGACAGTGAACCTGATGATagcaaatcaaagaagaaaagagatgctGCTGATAAACCAAGAGGCTTAGCCAGAGGTCTCGACCCAGAGCGAATAATTGGTGCCACAGACAGCAGTGGAGGATTCATGTTTCTCAGGAAATGCAAAGATTCAGATGAGGCGGACTTGGTGCTGGCAAAAGAGGCAAATGTGAAGTGTCCTCAAACTGTAATTGCTTTTTATGAAGAGAGACTAACTTCGCGTTCTTGTCCAGAAGATGAAGCTCAATAA